The proteins below come from a single Burkholderia humptydooensis genomic window:
- a CDS encoding nitric-oxide reductase large subunit, whose protein sequence is MRSTRRSWAWLGLVCLASFAVLLWLGRDIYLAAPPIPNTVVSENGRVIFTGEQIRLGQQVWLASGGQQLGTVWGHGSYVAPDWSADWLHREALELRDAWARQQFGAPYEKLPVDQQGMLDARLKHEMRANRYDAANDRLTLSDARAAAAQRVAGHYEALFGADPSLDTLRDQYAMTAGSVPGAADRTALASFFFWSAWSATTDRPGETGITYTNNWPHEPLVGNTPTAANGMWSIASVIILLGAIAAMVWYHTAHGEHDAPLAVPTNDPLFNVKPTPSMRATKKYFYVVIGLLLTQVFMGAITAHYAVEGHSFFGIPLADVMPWVVSRTIHTQFGVRWIATAWLATGLYISPLLSGREPKLQKLGVDVLFWALIFIVVGSTVTGWLGSLKHLGTNFSFWIGNQGLAYTSMGRVWQILLFVGLLFWLFLMGRALMPALRNKATEGRGLIGMVFLSAACIGLFYASSLAWGQNTHYSMIEYWRWWLVHLWVEGFFEVFATAVIALIFARLGLIRFESANRAIVMETIVFLFGGILGTLHHLYFTGTTTSIIAVGAVFSACEVVPLALVGFEGWQTYRKSHAAPWIQSYKWAILCFVAVGAWNTVGAGLLGFSINPPISLYYVQGLNMTPAHGHAALFGVYGMLGIGLMLFCLRGMSARGAWSDGLLKPAFWLLNVGLFMMVFVSILPSGIYEAYASVTKGLWYARSPEVVHAPIMNALVWLRVPGDIVFAFGVLYLGWFALRLLRRPAPPQPDERAVGQAAQRM, encoded by the coding sequence ATGCGCTCCACACGTCGTTCATGGGCATGGCTCGGGCTCGTCTGCCTCGCGTCATTCGCCGTCCTGCTATGGCTCGGCAGAGACATCTATCTCGCCGCGCCGCCGATACCGAACACGGTCGTCAGCGAAAATGGGCGCGTCATTTTCACTGGCGAGCAGATCAGGCTCGGTCAGCAGGTCTGGCTCGCATCGGGCGGCCAGCAACTCGGCACCGTCTGGGGGCACGGCAGCTACGTCGCGCCGGACTGGTCGGCGGACTGGCTGCATCGCGAAGCGCTCGAGCTGCGCGACGCGTGGGCGCGCCAGCAATTCGGCGCGCCGTACGAGAAGCTGCCCGTCGATCAGCAAGGCATGCTCGATGCGCGCCTGAAGCATGAAATGCGCGCGAACCGCTATGACGCCGCGAACGATCGCCTCACGCTGTCGGATGCGCGCGCGGCGGCGGCGCAGCGGGTCGCCGGGCACTACGAAGCATTGTTCGGCGCCGATCCGTCACTCGACACGCTGCGCGACCAGTACGCGATGACGGCAGGCTCGGTGCCGGGCGCGGCCGACCGCACCGCGCTCGCGTCGTTCTTCTTCTGGTCCGCGTGGTCGGCGACGACCGACCGTCCCGGCGAAACGGGCATCACGTATACGAACAACTGGCCGCACGAGCCGCTCGTCGGCAACACCCCGACCGCCGCGAACGGCATGTGGTCGATCGCGAGCGTGATCATCCTGCTCGGCGCGATCGCCGCGATGGTCTGGTATCACACCGCGCACGGCGAGCACGATGCGCCGCTCGCCGTCCCGACCAACGATCCGCTCTTCAACGTGAAGCCGACGCCGTCGATGCGCGCGACGAAGAAGTACTTCTACGTCGTGATCGGCCTGCTGCTCACGCAGGTCTTCATGGGCGCGATCACCGCGCACTATGCGGTGGAAGGCCACAGCTTCTTCGGCATTCCGCTCGCGGACGTGATGCCGTGGGTCGTGAGCCGCACGATCCATACGCAGTTCGGCGTCCGCTGGATCGCGACCGCGTGGCTCGCGACGGGCCTCTACATTTCGCCGCTTCTGTCCGGCCGCGAGCCGAAGCTGCAAAAGCTCGGCGTCGACGTGCTGTTCTGGGCGCTGATCTTCATCGTCGTCGGCTCGACCGTCACCGGCTGGCTCGGCTCGCTCAAGCATCTCGGCACGAACTTCTCGTTCTGGATCGGCAATCAGGGCCTCGCGTACACGAGCATGGGCCGCGTCTGGCAGATCCTGCTCTTCGTCGGCCTGCTGTTCTGGCTGTTCCTGATGGGCCGCGCGCTGATGCCCGCGCTGCGTAACAAGGCGACCGAAGGCCGCGGCCTGATCGGCATGGTGTTCCTGTCCGCCGCGTGCATCGGGCTCTTCTATGCGTCGTCGCTCGCGTGGGGGCAAAACACGCACTACTCGATGATCGAGTACTGGAGATGGTGGCTCGTGCACCTGTGGGTCGAAGGCTTCTTCGAAGTGTTCGCGACCGCGGTGATCGCCCTCATCTTCGCGCGCCTCGGCCTCATCCGCTTCGAAAGCGCGAACCGCGCGATCGTGATGGAGACGATCGTGTTCCTGTTCGGCGGCATTCTCGGCACGCTGCACCACCTGTACTTCACCGGCACGACGACGTCGATCATCGCGGTGGGCGCCGTGTTCTCCGCGTGCGAAGTGGTGCCGCTCGCGCTCGTCGGCTTCGAGGGCTGGCAGACGTATCGCAAGTCGCACGCCGCGCCGTGGATCCAGTCGTACAAGTGGGCGATCCTCTGCTTCGTCGCGGTGGGCGCGTGGAATACCGTCGGCGCGGGCCTGCTCGGCTTCTCGATCAATCCGCCGATTTCGCTCTACTACGTGCAGGGCCTGAACATGACGCCCGCGCACGGCCACGCCGCGCTGTTCGGCGTGTACGGGATGCTCGGCATCGGCCTGATGCTGTTCTGCCTGCGCGGCATGTCGGCGCGCGGCGCGTGGAGCGACGGCCTGCTCAAGCCCGCGTTCTGGCTGCTGAACGTCGGCCTCTTCATGATGGTGTTCGTGTCGATCCTGCCGTCGGGCATCTATGAAGCGTATGCGAGCGTGACGAAGGGCCTCTGGTACGCACGCTCGCCGGAAGTCGTGCACGCGCCGATCATGAACGCGCTCGTGTGGCTGCGCGTGCCGGGCGACATCGTGTTCGCGTTCGGCGTGCTGTATCTCGGCTGGTTCGCGCTTCGCCTGCTGCGCCGGCCCGCGCCGCCGCAGCCCGACGAGCGCGCCGTCGGCCAGGCCGCGCAACGCATGTAA
- a CDS encoding putative zinc-binding protein, whose translation MNHETKALPIVYSCSGCSNVAQLANHVAVRLDRGGDAEMSCIAGVGGDVPSLLRVAHSGRLILAIDGCPLVCAKKSLARHGIAPDAHLQLGEHGVRKRFHEDFDPDDASRILAIARGEAARLARREPAREHEHAFTLTQADEGADAALHGKI comes from the coding sequence ATGAATCACGAAACGAAAGCGCTGCCGATCGTCTATTCCTGCTCGGGATGCTCGAACGTCGCGCAACTCGCGAATCATGTCGCGGTGCGGCTCGACCGCGGCGGCGACGCGGAGATGTCGTGCATCGCGGGCGTCGGCGGCGACGTGCCGTCGCTCCTGAGGGTCGCCCATTCGGGGCGGCTGATTCTCGCGATCGACGGCTGCCCGCTCGTGTGCGCGAAGAAGAGCCTCGCGCGGCACGGGATCGCGCCGGACGCGCATTTGCAGCTCGGCGAGCATGGCGTCAGGAAGCGCTTTCACGAGGATTTCGACCCGGACGACGCGAGTCGCATTCTCGCGATCGCGCGAGGCGAAGCCGCGCGGCTCGCACGACGCGAGCCGGCGCGCGAGCACGAGCATGCGTTCACGCTCACGCAGGCCGACGAGGGCGCCGACGCCGCGTTGCACGGCAAGATCTGA
- a CDS encoding U32 family peptidase, which produces MKIALGPVQYYWPRVATMQFYQAMAETPVDIVYLGETVCARRHELRFADWIEIADMLAEAGKEVVLSTQVLLESGRDLKAMREIAGNGRYLVEANDMGAVRRSAARAFVAGPWLNVYNPPTLAMLAELGARRWVMPPEMSEAGLAQMQAERPAHLETEVFAYGRIPLAFSARCFTARNRNFPKDNCQYVCMEHPDGLPLHTREGEPFLVLNGVSTQSARVYNLIGEIDALRALNVDVVRLSPQSQHMADVVDAFHGVLNGRASARDALAALHDRMPETSCNGYWYGKPGLERVAH; this is translated from the coding sequence ATGAAAATTGCTTTGGGGCCGGTGCAGTACTACTGGCCGCGCGTCGCGACGATGCAGTTCTATCAGGCGATGGCGGAGACGCCCGTCGACATCGTGTATCTCGGCGAGACCGTCTGCGCGCGCCGGCACGAGCTGCGCTTCGCGGACTGGATCGAGATCGCCGACATGCTCGCCGAGGCCGGCAAGGAAGTCGTGCTGTCGACGCAGGTGCTGCTCGAATCGGGCCGGGACCTGAAGGCGATGCGCGAGATCGCCGGGAACGGCCGCTATCTGGTCGAGGCGAACGACATGGGCGCCGTGCGCCGCAGCGCGGCGCGCGCGTTCGTCGCGGGGCCGTGGCTGAACGTCTACAACCCGCCGACGCTCGCGATGCTCGCGGAGCTCGGCGCGCGGCGCTGGGTGATGCCGCCCGAGATGAGCGAGGCGGGGCTCGCGCAGATGCAGGCCGAGCGGCCCGCGCATCTGGAAACCGAAGTGTTCGCCTATGGGCGCATTCCGCTTGCGTTTTCCGCGCGCTGCTTCACCGCGCGCAATCGCAATTTCCCGAAGGACAACTGCCAGTACGTGTGCATGGAGCACCCGGACGGCCTGCCGCTGCACACGCGCGAAGGCGAGCCCTTCCTCGTGCTCAATGGCGTTTCGACGCAGTCCGCGCGCGTCTACAACCTGATCGGCGAGATCGACGCGTTGCGTGCGCTGAACGTCGACGTCGTCCGGTTGAGCCCGCAATCGCAGCACATGGCCGACGTGGTCGACGCATTTCACGGCGTGCTGAACGGCCGCGCGAGCGCGCGCGACGCGCTCGCCGCGCTGCACGACAGGATGCCGGAGACGTCGTGCAACGGTTACTGGTACGGCAAGCCGGGCCTCGAGCGCGTCGCGCATTGA
- a CDS encoding alkane 1-monooxygenase, translating into MAIRQPASADWTDTKRYWWLLGALTITLPLLAALLALSTGWHIFWWFGPLFAFGVIPVLDLLIGVDSENPPESIVPRLESDRYYRHVVYLATFVVYVAFAGAIWIVGTKPLAWYDYLGFALSLGAATGISINTAHELGHKTSPLERWLAKITLAPVAYGHFFVEHNRGHHVRVATPNDPASARYGESFWAFLPRTVTGSIASAWRLERERLARGGRPVWSWRNEVLQAWAMTVALWSAAIAFGGAKVAPFLLIQAAYGASLLEVVNYVEHYGLGRKQLPTGRYERCTPQHSWNSNHVVTNLFLYQLQRHADHHANPTRSYQALRHFDDSPQLPAGYAAMILLAYVPPLWFRVMNPRVVAHYGADMAQSNIKPSIRQKVLANLAIANTP; encoded by the coding sequence ATGGCAATCCGGCAACCGGCGTCGGCCGACTGGACCGACACGAAACGCTATTGGTGGCTGCTCGGCGCGCTGACGATCACGCTGCCGCTCCTCGCCGCGCTCCTCGCGCTGTCGACAGGCTGGCATATCTTCTGGTGGTTCGGGCCGCTCTTCGCGTTCGGCGTCATTCCGGTGCTCGATCTGCTGATCGGCGTCGACAGCGAGAATCCGCCCGAATCGATCGTGCCCCGGCTCGAAAGCGACCGCTACTATCGCCATGTCGTCTATCTCGCGACCTTCGTTGTCTACGTCGCATTCGCGGGCGCGATCTGGATCGTCGGCACGAAGCCGCTCGCATGGTACGACTATCTCGGCTTCGCGCTCTCGCTCGGCGCGGCGACCGGCATTTCGATCAACACCGCGCACGAGCTCGGCCACAAGACGAGCCCGCTCGAGCGCTGGCTCGCGAAGATCACGCTCGCGCCCGTCGCGTACGGCCACTTCTTCGTCGAGCACAATCGCGGGCACCACGTGCGCGTCGCGACGCCGAACGATCCCGCGAGCGCGCGCTACGGCGAATCGTTCTGGGCGTTCCTGCCGCGCACCGTGACGGGCAGCATCGCCTCCGCCTGGCGGCTCGAGCGGGAGCGTCTCGCGCGAGGCGGCCGCCCGGTCTGGTCGTGGCGCAACGAGGTGCTGCAGGCATGGGCGATGACGGTCGCGCTATGGAGCGCCGCGATCGCGTTCGGCGGCGCGAAGGTGGCGCCGTTCCTGCTGATCCAGGCGGCCTACGGCGCGTCGCTGCTCGAGGTCGTGAACTATGTCGAGCATTACGGACTCGGCCGCAAGCAGTTGCCGACCGGACGCTACGAGCGCTGCACGCCGCAGCATTCGTGGAACAGCAACCACGTCGTGACGAACCTGTTCCTCTATCAACTGCAACGCCACGCCGATCATCACGCGAATCCGACGCGCTCGTATCAGGCGCTGCGGCACTTCGACGATTCGCCGCAGTTGCCCGCCGGCTACGCGGCGATGATCCTGCTCGCGTACGTGCCGCCGCTGTGGTTCCGGGTGATGAATCCGCGGGTCGTTGCGCACTACGGCGCGGACATGGCGCAATCGAACATCAAGCCGTCGATCCGGCAGAAGGTGCTCGCGAATCTGGCGATCGCGAACACGCCATGA
- a CDS encoding ribonucleoside triphosphate reductase, with the protein MSETIHPGAASNPAPRGKPLIDVESSINEYLDRQDWRVNANANQGYSLGGLILNVSGKVIANYWLSHVYPSAIGEAHRNADLHIHDLDVLSGYCAGWSLRTLLAEGLNGVPGKVESGPPKHLSSAVGQIVNFLGTLQNEWAGAQAFSSFDTYTAPFVRRDALTYAEVRQSVQELIYNLNVPSRWGTQTPFTNLTFDWTCPEDLREQVPVIAGEEMPFTYGDLQPEMDMINQAYIEVMQTGDAAGRVFTFPIPTYNITADFDWHSPNAGRLFEMTARYGLPYFQNFINSELKPNMIRSMCCRLQLDLRELMKRGNGLFGSAEQTGSIGVVTVNCARLGHLHAGDERALFARLDTLLDYGKESLEIKRDVIQRHMDNGLFPYTKRYLGTLRNHFSTLGVNGVNEMIRNFTHDAHDLTTDWGHAFALRLLDHVRARIVEYQEETGHMYNLEATPAEGTTYRFAKEDRRRYPAILQAGTPQMPYYTNSSQLPVGFTDDPFEALERQDDLQRKYTGGTVLHLYMTEPLSSADACRTLVKRALTRFSLPYLTVTPTFSICPTHGYLAGSHPFCPKCDEALLRRKLSQSQPMEA; encoded by the coding sequence TTGTCCGAGACCATCCACCCTGGCGCCGCGTCGAATCCGGCACCGCGCGGCAAGCCGCTGATCGACGTCGAATCGTCGATCAACGAATACCTGGACCGGCAGGACTGGCGCGTCAACGCGAACGCGAACCAGGGCTATTCGCTCGGCGGCCTGATCCTGAACGTGTCCGGCAAGGTGATCGCGAACTACTGGCTGAGCCACGTCTACCCGAGCGCGATCGGCGAAGCGCACCGCAACGCGGATCTGCACATCCACGATCTCGACGTGCTGTCCGGCTACTGCGCGGGCTGGTCGCTGCGCACGCTGCTCGCCGAAGGGCTGAACGGCGTGCCCGGCAAGGTCGAGTCGGGGCCGCCGAAGCACCTGTCGAGCGCCGTCGGCCAGATCGTGAACTTCCTCGGCACGCTGCAGAACGAATGGGCGGGCGCGCAGGCGTTCAGCTCGTTCGACACGTACACGGCGCCGTTCGTGCGCCGCGACGCGCTCACCTACGCCGAAGTCAGGCAGTCCGTTCAGGAGCTGATCTACAACCTGAACGTGCCGTCGCGCTGGGGCACGCAGACGCCGTTCACGAACCTGACGTTCGACTGGACCTGCCCCGAGGATCTGCGCGAGCAGGTGCCCGTGATCGCCGGCGAAGAGATGCCGTTCACGTACGGCGATCTGCAGCCCGAAATGGACATGATCAACCAGGCGTACATCGAGGTGATGCAGACGGGCGACGCGGCGGGCCGCGTGTTCACGTTCCCGATCCCGACCTACAACATCACCGCCGATTTCGACTGGCACAGCCCGAATGCCGGGCGCCTGTTCGAGATGACCGCGCGCTACGGCCTGCCGTACTTCCAGAACTTCATCAATTCCGAGCTGAAGCCGAACATGATCCGCTCGATGTGCTGCCGGCTGCAACTCGACCTGCGCGAGCTGATGAAACGCGGCAACGGGCTCTTCGGCTCGGCCGAGCAGACGGGATCGATCGGCGTCGTCACCGTGAATTGCGCGCGGCTCGGCCATCTGCACGCGGGCGACGAGCGCGCGCTCTTCGCGCGGCTCGACACGCTGCTCGACTACGGCAAGGAGAGCCTCGAGATCAAGCGCGACGTGATTCAGCGCCACATGGACAACGGGCTCTTCCCGTACACGAAGCGCTATCTCGGCACGCTGCGCAATCACTTCTCGACGCTCGGCGTGAACGGCGTCAACGAGATGATCCGCAATTTCACGCACGACGCGCACGACCTGACGACCGACTGGGGCCATGCGTTCGCGCTGCGGCTGCTCGACCACGTGCGCGCGCGCATCGTCGAGTATCAGGAGGAAACAGGCCACATGTACAACCTCGAGGCGACGCCCGCCGAGGGCACGACGTACCGCTTCGCGAAAGAGGACCGCCGCCGCTATCCGGCCATCCTGCAGGCGGGCACGCCGCAGATGCCGTACTACACGAACTCGTCGCAGTTGCCGGTGGGCTTCACCGACGATCCGTTCGAGGCGCTCGAGCGCCAGGACGACCTGCAGCGCAAATACACGGGCGGCACGGTGCTGCATCTGTACATGACCGAGCCGCTGTCGTCCGCCGACGCGTGCCGCACGCTCGTGAAGCGCGCGCTCACCCGCTTCTCGCTGCCGTATCTGACCGTCACGCCGACCTTCTCGATCTGCCCGACGCACGGCTATCTCGCGGGCAGCCACCCGTTTTGCCCGAAGTGCGACGAAGCGCTGCTGCGTCGCAAACTGTCTCAATCCCAACCGATGGAAGCCTGA
- a CDS encoding metal-sulfur cluster assembly factor yields MPNASAIRSETPDELALRDVIDPEIGVNIVDLGLVYRIERTEERIVVTMTMTSPACPMAGVVIDDVQATLGDATSDALPVDVDLVWEPPWAPKMMSDAAREQMGWPIA; encoded by the coding sequence ATGCCGAATGCCTCAGCAATCCGAAGCGAAACGCCCGACGAGCTCGCGCTGCGCGACGTCATCGATCCGGAGATCGGCGTCAACATCGTCGACCTCGGTCTCGTCTACCGGATCGAACGCACCGAAGAGCGCATCGTCGTGACGATGACGATGACGTCGCCCGCCTGTCCGATGGCGGGCGTCGTGATCGACGACGTGCAGGCGACGCTCGGCGACGCCACCTCCGATGCGCTGCCCGTCGACGTCGATCTCGTCTGGGAGCCGCCGTGGGCGCCGAAGATGATGAGCGACGCGGCGCGCGAGCAGATGGGCTGGCCGATCGCGTAA
- the ubiT gene encoding ubiquinone anaerobic biosynthesis accessory factor UbiT, whose product MNAPIYQLPPALGKLLSKLPAYPGALLFASGINLVLRRHLPAETLALLDDRPLRIQVKDAGVAFDFVCRRGTFSALSGGRDVELTIGATAYDFYLLSQRREDPDTLFFSRRLTMEGDTELGLLVKNSLDAIDLSVFSLERWLPSRLFRQQPVGRGGMSD is encoded by the coding sequence ATGAACGCCCCGATCTATCAATTGCCGCCCGCACTCGGCAAGCTGCTGTCGAAATTGCCCGCGTATCCGGGCGCGCTCTTGTTCGCGAGCGGGATCAATCTCGTGCTGCGCCGGCATTTGCCCGCGGAGACGCTCGCGCTGCTGGACGATCGTCCGCTGCGCATCCAGGTGAAGGATGCGGGCGTCGCGTTCGATTTCGTCTGCCGGCGCGGAACGTTTTCGGCGCTGTCGGGCGGGCGAGACGTCGAGCTGACGATCGGCGCGACCGCGTACGACTTCTATCTGCTGTCGCAGCGCCGCGAAGATCCCGATACGCTGTTCTTCAGCCGGCGCCTGACGATGGAAGGCGATACCGAGCTGGGTTTGCTCGTGAAGAATTCGCTCGACGCGATCGATCTGTCGGTGTTTTCGCTCGAGCGATGGCTGCCGTCGCGGCTGTTCCGCCAGCAGCCGGTCGGGCGCGGCGGGATGTCGGACTGA
- the cysC gene encoding adenylyl-sulfate kinase: MDMMGGFPPEAVAPVVWMTGLPGAGKTTTANALLNRLIEGGAKAVVLDGDALRAGLCADLGFSDADRLENIRRFAHVAKLFQREGYVVIVATISPLQAHRDLARSIVGKGFFEAYVATSLEVCRSRDPKGMYARAEQGRLMQFTGVSGAYEPPVAPDILIDTTNCSVAFSLAEVMAQLARLNALPAQLAAAASAPATALG, translated from the coding sequence ATGGACATGATGGGCGGTTTTCCGCCGGAGGCGGTCGCTCCGGTCGTATGGATGACGGGGCTGCCGGGGGCCGGCAAGACGACGACGGCGAACGCGCTGCTGAACCGGCTGATCGAGGGCGGCGCGAAGGCGGTCGTGCTCGACGGCGATGCGCTGCGCGCCGGCCTTTGCGCCGATCTCGGCTTTTCCGACGCCGACCGGCTGGAGAACATCCGCCGCTTCGCGCACGTCGCCAAGCTGTTCCAGCGCGAAGGCTATGTCGTGATCGTCGCGACGATCTCGCCGCTGCAGGCGCATCGCGATCTCGCGCGCTCGATCGTCGGGAAAGGCTTCTTCGAGGCCTACGTGGCGACGTCGCTCGAAGTGTGCCGCTCGCGCGACCCGAAGGGGATGTACGCGCGCGCCGAGCAGGGGCGGCTGATGCAGTTCACGGGCGTGTCGGGCGCGTACGAGCCGCCCGTGGCTCCCGATATCCTGATCGACACGACGAACTGCAGCGTCGCTTTTTCGCTCGCCGAAGTCATGGCGCAGCTTGCGCGGCTGAACGCGTTGCCGGCGCAACTCGCCGCCGCCGCATCCGCGCCCGCCACGGCGCTCGGCTGA
- a CDS encoding NnrS family protein, which produces MPLVRSTDHNAPAQPDGRRAALWSTGFRPFYLGGASFGAIAMLAWLGALAGRDWAGHAPPASGLFWHAHEMVFGFGGAIVSGFLLTSVRTWTSTNPAQGPSLAALWLLWLAGRVLMWTGPGWAAAAVDVAFLPAIAYALVRALIGARNRHGIFLPVALGMLAVLNALFHLWLRQGHADWALRCVELAAGLLVLFIVIIGGRIIPSIATAARPELTIGQWRIVESSVMPVTLAALIADATAAPAPAIAALAGAAAALHAARLAGWRFWATGRRPMLSILHVAYASIAAGFALTALSAYGLVAHSLALHTFTMGAIGCAIIGMITRTALEQTAREPVANFAERVCYGLLIAATLARVAGPWLAPAATAQWLVVAGVAWTAALLVYVARYAGRLVSPALTAPGSDAKSGE; this is translated from the coding sequence ATGCCGCTCGTCCGCTCGACGGACCACAACGCGCCCGCGCAGCCCGACGGCCGCCGCGCCGCGCTGTGGTCGACCGGCTTCCGGCCCTTCTATCTCGGCGGCGCCTCTTTCGGCGCGATCGCGATGCTCGCGTGGCTCGGCGCGCTCGCGGGCCGCGACTGGGCCGGCCACGCGCCGCCCGCGAGCGGCCTCTTCTGGCACGCGCACGAAATGGTCTTCGGCTTCGGCGGCGCGATCGTGTCCGGCTTCCTGCTGACGTCGGTGCGCACCTGGACGTCGACGAACCCCGCGCAAGGCCCGTCGCTCGCCGCGCTGTGGCTGCTGTGGCTCGCCGGCCGCGTGCTGATGTGGACGGGGCCCGGCTGGGCCGCGGCCGCGGTCGACGTCGCGTTCCTGCCGGCGATCGCCTATGCGCTCGTCCGCGCGCTGATCGGCGCGAGGAATCGGCACGGCATCTTCCTGCCCGTCGCGCTCGGCATGCTCGCCGTGCTCAACGCGCTCTTTCACCTGTGGCTCCGGCAAGGCCACGCCGACTGGGCGCTGCGCTGCGTCGAGCTCGCCGCGGGGTTGCTCGTGCTCTTTATCGTCATCATCGGCGGGCGCATCATTCCGTCGATCGCGACGGCCGCGCGGCCCGAGCTCACCATCGGGCAGTGGCGGATCGTCGAATCGTCGGTGATGCCGGTGACGCTCGCCGCGCTGATCGCCGACGCGACGGCCGCCCCCGCGCCCGCGATCGCCGCGCTCGCCGGGGCGGCGGCCGCGCTGCACGCGGCGCGGCTCGCCGGCTGGCGCTTCTGGGCGACCGGGCGGCGGCCGATGCTGTCGATCCTGCACGTCGCCTATGCATCGATCGCCGCCGGCTTCGCTCTGACGGCCTTGAGCGCATACGGGCTCGTCGCGCATTCGCTCGCGCTGCACACGTTCACGATGGGCGCGATCGGCTGCGCGATCATCGGGATGATCACGCGCACCGCGCTGGAACAGACGGCACGCGAGCCCGTCGCGAACTTCGCCGAGCGCGTCTGCTACGGACTGCTGATCGCAGCGACGCTCGCGCGCGTCGCAGGGCCGTGGCTCGCGCCCGCCGCGACCGCGCAATGGCTCGTCGTCGCGGGCGTCGCCTGGACGGCTGCGCTGCTCGTCTACGTCGCGCGCTATGCCGGACGCCTGGTTTCGCCTGCGTTGACCGCGCCCGGTTCGGACGCGAAGTCCGGCGAGTAG
- the nrdD gene encoding anaerobic ribonucleoside-triphosphate reductase, producing the protein MMTTLQANPQAALAAIALPDDERQPCEIWTRVMGYHRPVSSFNVGKQGEFHERRYFRERETGDVEASGVAMRAAA; encoded by the coding sequence ATCATGACGACACTGCAAGCCAACCCACAAGCCGCCCTCGCCGCGATCGCGCTGCCCGACGACGAGCGCCAGCCGTGCGAAATCTGGACCCGCGTAATGGGCTACCATCGCCCGGTGTCGTCGTTCAACGTCGGCAAGCAAGGTGAATTCCACGAGCGCAGGTACTTCCGCGAGCGCGAAACGGGCGACGTCGAAGCGAGCGGCGTCGCCATGCGCGCGGCGGCGTAA
- a CDS encoding anaerobic ribonucleoside-triphosphate reductase activating protein — protein sequence MNLALPRRRSLKVGGLVPFTATDYPGQFAAVVFVQGCPWRCGYCHNPHLQPRSHPAGIEWDALLAFLARRVGLIDAVVFSGGEPSIDPALAASIGDVRQLGFKIGLHSAGTHPRRLTPLLPSLDWIGLDVKAPFDDYARTTRVRASGGHARQSLEAVLASGIAYECRTTAHPDLLPEPALLRIAHELADLGVEHYVLQVFRAQGCGDGALNAAHLAGYPSDAVLGRLDRLFANFAIRRG from the coding sequence ATGAACCTCGCCCTTCCCCGGCGTCGTTCGCTCAAGGTGGGCGGGCTCGTCCCGTTCACCGCGACCGACTATCCCGGCCAGTTCGCCGCGGTCGTGTTCGTGCAGGGCTGCCCGTGGCGTTGCGGGTATTGCCACAATCCGCACCTGCAGCCGCGCTCGCATCCGGCCGGGATCGAATGGGACGCGCTGCTCGCGTTCCTCGCGCGCCGCGTCGGGCTGATCGACGCGGTCGTGTTCAGCGGCGGCGAACCGTCGATCGATCCGGCGCTCGCCGCATCGATCGGCGACGTCAGGCAGCTCGGCTTCAAGATCGGCCTGCACAGCGCGGGCACGCATCCGCGGCGACTCACTCCCCTGCTGCCGTCGCTCGACTGGATCGGGCTCGACGTGAAAGCGCCGTTCGACGACTACGCGCGCACGACGCGCGTGCGCGCAAGCGGCGGCCATGCACGGCAGAGCCTCGAAGCAGTGCTCGCGAGCGGCATCGCATACGAATGCCGGACGACCGCGCATCCGGATCTGCTGCCCGAGCCGGCGCTGCTGCGCATCGCGCACGAACTCGCCGATCTCGGCGTCGAGCATTACGTGCTGCAAGTGTTTCGGGCGCAAGGATGCGGCGACGGCGCGCTGAACGCGGCGCATCTCGCCGGCTATCCGAGCGATGCGGTGCTCGGCCGGCTCGATCGCCTGTTTGCGAATTTCGCTATTCGGCGCGGTTGA